The DNA segment ACTGACGATTGCGGAAGCACAACACGATGCCCGGTCGATCGCCTTTGCGAACGATGACCCGGAACTCAGAGCCGAGTTCGAAGCAACCGCTCAGCGGTTCGGCATCGAAACGACGGCCTACGAGTACGACGACAAAACACCCATCGTCAAAGCCAACAGCCGTTCGCTCGTCGAGTATCTCAAAAAACTCGACTGTGAACCGGCTTGTTCGGCCGAAAAACGGGTTCCACAGTCGATCCTCCTGGCCGACGACGAAACCGTCGCGGCGTTCTTGCGAGCCATGTTCGACTGTGAAGGAAGCGTCCAAGGAGCAGAGACGGATGCCCGAGGCCGGTATGTTACCATCTCGAGTGCGAGCCGTGAGCTCATCGTCGGGATCCAGATCCTGCTGTTGCGCTTTGGTATCGTTGGCAAAATCCGCGAGAAACGTCACGACGGAACGGACTACTACGAATTCTGTATCGGACGCAGTGACCAGCACCGGCGGTTCCAGGAGACGATCGGCTTCGATTCGGAAGCGAAAGCGGATCGACTCGAGAAACTGTGTGCGGCCGGTTCGAGTCCAAACGTCCATACCCTCCCACTGATGGAGGAACTCGAGGACGCACGCGACGCCCTCGGAATGACCCAGGGAGCGTTTTACGGCGACAATAAACACGTTGCCAGAATGCGACGCCGGAACAGCATCTCGGTCGATCGACTCGAAACGATGGCCGAAACACTCCCGGCTGTCGATGAAACCGAACTCGTACATCACATCGCCGACTCGACGCTCGAGTGGGACGAAGTCGTGTCCATCGAGACGGTCGACTACGACGGCTACATTTACGATCTGACGGTTGCGGACAACCACACGTTCGCCTCGAGTGAGGGACTGGTCGTCCACAACACGACGTTAGCCAATCGAATCGCACGTGACTGGACGGGCGACGCCATCGGGACGGAAAGTCACATTCCCCACGAAACACGACGGGCGCGCCGGAAGGAAAACGTCGAAATCGAACGCAACGGCAAATCGGTGACCATCGACATCGTCGACACCCCCGGTGTGACGACCAAAGTCGACTACGAGGAGTTCACCGACGAGATGGACAAAGACGACGCAATCAGACGCTCTCGAGAGGCGACCGAAGGGGTTGCCGAGGCCATGCACTGGCTCCGCGAGGACGTCGACGGCGTGATCTACGTACTCGACAGCGCTGAGGACCCGATCACGCAGGTCAACACCATGCTAATCGGCATCATCGAATCGCGGGACCTGCCCGTGTTGATCTTCGCGAACAAGATCGACCTCGAGGGGTCGAGCGTCAAGCGAATCGAAGACGCCTTCCCCCAGCACAAGACGGTGCCGCTATCGGCCAAAGAGGGAGACAACATGGACGAAGTGTACGAAAACATCGCGGAGTACTTCGGGTGAACCATGCCTGAAGCTACTAACGCAGACGACGACCGCCGTGACGGCGTCCAGATCGACCTCATCAGCGGGGAGCGAATGGACGGCATGGCCAGTATGGAAAAGATTCGGATGATCCTCGACGGCGTTCACGACGGCAACATCGTGATCCTCGAGGAGGGACTGACGCCGGACGAAGAGAGCAAACTGATCGAGGTGACGATGGCCGAGATCAGCCCGGACGAGTTCAACGGCATCGAAATCGAGACGTACCCGAAATCGAGCACGCGAGATTCCTCGTTGCTGGGTCGGATCATGGGCAACGACGAGACGCCGAAAAAGCTGACCGTGATCGGGCCGGCAAACCAGATCGAAACCTTGCACAAAGACGAGAACCTCATCAGTGCGCTTGTCTCGCGGAGTTAGTCAGACGAATGCCACACCAGTGTACCAACTGCGACCGAACGTTTCCCGACGGCTCCAAGGAGATGCTGTCGGGCTGTCCCGACTGCGGCGGGAACAAGTTCCAGTTCGCGCCAGCCCAGTCCTCGAGTGCAGGCGGAGTGACGACACAGTCACAACCGAAATCGAGTACCGACGAGCGTTCGCGTGGAATCACCGACGGGCCCCCAGCGGAGTCGACGGCGGCGGGGGCTGATTCCAGTCAGAGCGAGACTGCGTTTCCAGAATGGCCGGATTCGGCCAGGCGTCCGGAAGACCGAAGCGGGGCCGATGGGCGGGCACCTGACCGGGAGAAGACGGTAGCTGAACACGCAGCACCCGATCGGATTCAGGAACCGGATTCGGGCGACCAACGAGCACGTGAGCCAGGGGACCAGCGTGAACGTGAATCGAAGGATCGGCGACCAGAGTCATCGAGCGATCAGTCAGTTCTCGATGGGCCTGTTGGACGCGAACACGACCAGCCCGAACAAGAAGACACGGCGCAGGCCAGTGCCCGGAGCGATATCGTCTCGAGTGACGAACTCCCACCAGTGACCGACACACCGAGTGAACCGGACTCGAGCGACGGCCGCGTCGTCAGCGAACCCGACTCGAACGATGAGCGACCGTCGCTCGAGGAGTTGCGCGAGGAACTCAACGAGCAGTTCGAGAGCATTAAAATCGTCCGCCCGGGCGAGTACGAACTGAACCTGATGGAGCTGTACAACCGCGAGGAGTACATCGTCTCCTTGCAGGAAGACGGTCGCTACGTCATCGACGTCCCGGATTCCTGGCGGGACGAGTAGAAGAACACGATTTACCCCGTTAACGAGAGTTGTTCACATACCCCTGTGTTTCGAGTGCAGACACCCATTCATGAACAAATATGTGGTTTTACTTTGGGATAAGTGTTCCAGTGGAAATAGAGGTTGGCCCGCGGCACATGATCCTTGAACCCGAGAGAACGACTCGAGGGGCCCGAGACAGTTTTCACACCGCAGTCGTCAGCCAGGCCGATAGTCGATACAGATGGATTTAAGCGACCTGACCGACGACGTGCGGGTATGAGCACTGCAACGAAGGTCGTCGTAAGTACGATCGTTGTCTCGGCATTGCTGGCGCTGTTGCTTATCGCCCAATCGATCGTCGCTGCCTGATGTTCGAGGAACGCCAGCTCTCTTCGGCGGTCGACGCCGTTCGAGAGACCTATGCACCCGACGTCCGCGTTTTCGACGTCGGACAGGACTTCGAAACGCTCCCGCCAGCCCAGGCCACCGATCTCGGCCTCTTCGTCGAGGGCCTCGAGCCAGCGAGCTACCCCGACGACTGGCTGCCAGTGGACGCCCCCCAGCTCCTGGTCCGGTACGCCGGCAGTGACTTCACGATCGGGATGCCCGGTGACGGGAGCGTGGTCTGGACTCGTCAGACGGAGCCGCCCGTCGTCCTCGTCAAACCGCGCGTACAGGGCTCACCCGAGTCGTTCATTGACTTCTTGCTTGCCGAAGCGATCGTTACCTGTTCGCTCGAGGTCCCCGAACACTTCCTGGGGTTTTTCGAAGCGGACTATCGTGCGCTCGACGAGGCCGTTCCCCTCGACCCGGCCGACACCTACCAGATCGCCGCCGCGCTGTACGACGCCTGGGTTGGCATTCGGACCCGACCCGTGTTCGAAGCCTGGGAGTCGACACACCCAGCGCTGTTCGACGCGTGGGAAGACGCCGGCAATCGCCTCGAGGGACGCGTCAGCGGACTCCCAGGGGCGGTCGCCCGCGGGGAGACGAGCTTCGGGGATGGAACCGAACTCGCCTGTGCTGCCGTCAAACACGGGCTCGAGTTGCCGGCCCCGTTCGCGGCCCTCGATACGGACGCCTACCGCGAGCACGGCTCGTCGTACGCGGTTCGATGGGCCGAAAAGACGTTCGCAGCTCTGGCAGAGGAGTAGTGTCGTCCCGCTCGAATAGGACCGCCAAGAAGTTTCAGAACGCCGTGCTCACGTTTCCGTCTTCGTCGAGGTCGACGACGCCATCGAACAGCGCGCGGAACTGCTCGACGACATCGTCGTCGTGAACTTCTTCGGATAGGTGAAAGAGGCCGACCGCGTCGTGTTCTTCGAGCAGGGTGACCAGTCGCTCGACCGTCTCGAGGGCTGCGTCGTCGCCAGCGTAGTAGGCCAGTTCGGTCACCGAGTCGAAACTCAGGCGAACCTTTCCGTCGTGGTTTTCGAGGAAGCGCTCGACCTGGGCGACGATGCCGTCGACGTCGTCGGGGGCAGCGACGTAGTGGACGCCCTCACCCGAGCGTCGGGAGTAGCCACGTTCGATGCTCAGGGTGTCGAGGATGACGGCGCGAGATTCGTCGACGTCGTAGTACTCGAGTTTCTGGGAGACTTCGCGGGCGGTCGTTCGCGTCGAAACCACGAGGAAAGAGTCGGTGTCAGTTTTCAGAAAGTCGGTGTCGATTCGGTCGGTTTCGCCCGTGGAGGGGTGCAACAGGAGAATACCGGTGCCACCGGGTACGGTTTCTGGTGTTCCCTCGATTTCGAGGGCGTACTCGAGTGTCATGATTAGCGGGAACAACTTTCGGCATCGACTTAAGTATGCGGATATCTGGCAGCCTCGAGTCTCCGCTCGCCACCTCCCAGACGTCGACCCGTTAGTCAACAACCCCGACCTCAAGGGTCGGGGCTTGTCAGTGAACTCCCGCTCTGCCGCTAGACAGCGGAGGCGTTGAAATCGCCGTTCGCGTTCACCGTTCCTGACTTCAGGGCTAGTTGACTGGTAGCCCGTCCAGACCCAGACTTGAGCCAGTTCTGGACAAGACGCCACGCCACGTTCCGGGCAGCATTGTAATCAGCGTGCAGTTCCTTCCCGCACTTTAGACACTCGAACTCGTCACCATCACGATTATCCTCGTGCGTAAACCCACACTCACCGTGGCTACACCGCTGTGACGTGTACTGTGGAGCCACGGTATCCACTTCGATACCGTGCGCTTCGGCCTTATACTCGACCTGTCGCTGAATCTCTCGGAACGCCCACTGCTGGAACTTAGACGCGTTCGAGATGCGCGTCCAAATCCACGTCAATCGCTCGAACGCGATATGCGTGCACTCGTTCTCAACGGCCTCTCGAACGACACCGTTCGACACATCGTGCAGGCGATGGCGACTCCACTCGGCAAACCTGCCTCCGAGTGATTGGATGGTGAGGTGTGCCGAGCGCGTCCCAGTCTGTTGCAAGTGTCCACGACAACGTTCGTACTCGTCGCGTTTGTGGTTGAGTTCGTCCGCGTTTCCAAGAAACGCTCCGGTGCTGGTAACGGCGAGGTAGCCGTCCACGTTCAAATCGACACCGAGAACCACTCCGTTCTCGGTCTTCTCGTCGGTAGAAACTGGGTCAACGTCATTCTCAACGGCAACGTGGAGGTAGTATTCTCCGTTGCGCTTGTGGAGCGTGGCTTCTCGCTTCTCCCACTTGTCCTCGTTCCAGTACTCCTCGAACGGTGTTCCCTCGTCGTGGTATGGGAAGACGTACTCGG comes from the Natronosalvus amylolyticus genome and includes:
- a CDS encoding DUF2073 domain-containing protein, with translation MPEATNADDDRRDGVQIDLISGERMDGMASMEKIRMILDGVHDGNIVILEEGLTPDEESKLIEVTMAEISPDEFNGIEIETYPKSSTRDSSLLGRIMGNDETPKKLTVIGPANQIETLHKDENLISALVSRS
- a CDS encoding OapC/ArvC family zinc-ribbon domain-containing protein, producing MPHQCTNCDRTFPDGSKEMLSGCPDCGGNKFQFAPAQSSSAGGVTTQSQPKSSTDERSRGITDGPPAESTAAGADSSQSETAFPEWPDSARRPEDRSGADGRAPDREKTVAEHAAPDRIQEPDSGDQRAREPGDQRERESKDRRPESSSDQSVLDGPVGREHDQPEQEDTAQASARSDIVSSDELPPVTDTPSEPDSSDGRVVSEPDSNDERPSLEELREELNEQFESIKIVRPGEYELNLMELYNREEYIVSLQEDGRYVIDVPDSWRDE
- a CDS encoding DUF7089 family protein, producing the protein MFEERQLSSAVDAVRETYAPDVRVFDVGQDFETLPPAQATDLGLFVEGLEPASYPDDWLPVDAPQLLVRYAGSDFTIGMPGDGSVVWTRQTEPPVVLVKPRVQGSPESFIDFLLAEAIVTCSLEVPEHFLGFFEADYRALDEAVPLDPADTYQIAAALYDAWVGIRTRPVFEAWESTHPALFDAWEDAGNRLEGRVSGLPGAVARGETSFGDGTELACAAVKHGLELPAPFAALDTDAYREHGSSYAVRWAEKTFAALAEE
- a CDS encoding DUF7090 family protein — its product is MTLEYALEIEGTPETVPGGTGILLLHPSTGETDRIDTDFLKTDTDSFLVVSTRTTAREVSQKLEYYDVDESRAVILDTLSIERGYSRRSGEGVHYVAAPDDVDGIVAQVERFLENHDGKVRLSFDSVTELAYYAGDDAALETVERLVTLLEEHDAVGLFHLSEEVHDDDVVEQFRALFDGVVDLDEDGNVSTAF
- a CDS encoding RNA-guided endonuclease InsQ/TnpB family protein, coding for MAEVVRNIQVKLNIPESQHSAVDQTFEEFRQAAQHVADHGWSDDPDHLVKAKNKLHKATYTDVREQTNLQASLVQSARNLAADALSNCHDLLEDDTNTSKPEFRGTVIVYNGRTITYNDDHVTLSTVEGRVKAEYVFPYHDEGTPFEEYWNEDKWEKREATLHKRNGEYYLHVAVENDVDPVSTDEKTENGVVLGVDLNVDGYLAVTSTGAFLGNADELNHKRDEYERCRGHLQQTGTRSAHLTIQSLGGRFAEWSRHRLHDVSNGVVREAVENECTHIAFERLTWIWTRISNASKFQQWAFREIQRQVEYKAEAHGIEVDTVAPQYTSQRCSHGECGFTHEDNRDGDEFECLKCGKELHADYNAARNVAWRLVQNWLKSGSGRATSQLALKSGTVNANGDFNASAV